In Engraulis encrasicolus isolate BLACKSEA-1 chromosome 2, IST_EnEncr_1.0, whole genome shotgun sequence, the sequence CAGACTCGAAACATAGGTGGTGGAATATTTGTGATGGTCTGGTATCAAAATAGTAAATGTAGTGTGGCTAGTGGGAAGGATTTCTGATACCTCCTGGTGTGCAACCTTGTATTTGCAACTACTGAAAGATATGTGCAgcagtattttttattattcaacACTTGCCACTGCATACTGTAAGTGGGTCTGTCAGTGGCAGATCAGCTCCAAAATGGGGAGAGAGTAGAGTGCTATTTGCCAATGTTAATCTCTTACTGTAGTCTAGCCTGCATGTGGCCACTCCCTGTCCTGGCGGGCATCATGGGTGGGGCTTCACTGCCATCATTGTCACTCACTGTCCTCAGCCTCCGCTTGGCACTGACAGATCAGCCGTGACCGTGACAGGGACCATCACCGGATGGCTGAAGGGAAGCCTGGCTGCTGACCTGAAGTAAGCATAATGTCCTTCCTTCTCCATCATCAGCCTTTCTCTATACCTATACATGTGTACATCTGCTGTCTCATCATGTCTTGTATGTTTTTGCTGAACACTGGCATCCTTACAACTGTGAAGTCAATGTACAGAGGGTTAGGAATACTACTCTTAGTATTGGGGAAAATGGGCCTAGAATTATGagcacagtttaaaaaaaaagtggagggagggggaggtctGAGGATTGCCTACACAGAATACTGAAAGTACTGACCAAAGATTCTAGAGTGCTCTGTTCTATTCTAGAATGTTTGGTAGTGACCCCAGCTGTCTCCTGTCCCCTTGAGATGCATGATTTGAGTTCTCTCCTGTTGTAGGATGCTCCTTACCGTGGCTGACGGCAAGAAGACTGGAGAGATGGAGACCGCCACCACCTGCCCCTCTTTTTTGAAGATCAGCAGCACCCTGTCTCCTCCGAAGCGCAGACTCTGGACTGTCTTCCGTAAGCCCATCCTGACCCTGGCGGTGGGTGGGCTGGTGTTTGGTGCGGGCACCGCCGCCTCCCTGCTGTACTTCACCCAGCTGGGCTGCGTGCCGTACCTGGTGGGGCCCGTACTGCTCTCCGTGGGGCTGATGTTCCTGGTGACGGGGCTGGTGTGGATGCCCCTCATCAAGCAGAGGCTGGAGCACAAAGCCCTGGCTCAGATGAACTACAGCAAGCTGTTCAGCTCGGAGGCATCTGTGGCAACGACGACGACGGCCGGATACATGCAACCCTGTGCCAGCATCTCACAAGATGTAGACTGGCTGGCCTAAACATTCCTCTTTCTGTGCTTGCACCATGCAAACATATCAGagttgtacagttgtgtttgtgACATTGGGACATTtaaaagagacaaaaaaacactggcAAAAATAGATTTGTGGATTTTATACGCTGTGAAAGACTCCTATCAAATGGCAACCAAAAGAGGACTGCTGTGACGCCATAAACTGTCATTTTCATTGCTCCCATTGTTGCACGGGGCTGGATAATCCCTCAGAACAGGATTAGCAAGGCAGGAAATGCTATTGATGTTAGAGGCCACGGCCATCTGAATGCTGACTTAATCTAACTGATGGGATTCCTTAATAATCCTGACTGATttgaaacattatttttttctgttcatatgtttatatgtatttatattattatttttcatgcaCAAAAAATATATCCTGGATATGAGATAGTGAACTTTTTTAAAATTGCATTTGAATTTTTTCCATgtaaatcaagtgtgtgtgtgtgtgtgtgtgtgtgtgtgtgtgtgtgtgtgtgtgtgtgtgtgtgtgtgtgtgtgtgtgtgtgtgtgtgtgccattgtgtgtggACAGGAATTTGTCAGTCTACCTCCCTCAACAATTCCTCAAGTTTCATGTTTCATACTTTTCGATTTCATACTAACAATATTTTCTTGAATGCTTTATTGTatcaagggctctaaattaacactcgcTAAAGGGTCAAATGCTTGTGAAAATAaagtttgtctggtagaaaagaaaacttagcCGCTTTGACTGTTTGGCCTGTAAAATCAACATCTAGGCCTACCAGCCAAATGGACTAATGTTGGGAAAgggttaatttatagccctgcttGTGGTAACAATGTAACATTAGTAACCTATAAGTTGATTATATTGTAGCATTGTGTTTTTCCTGTCCTGTCAAATAGCCCAGTAGACCTAGCAGCTAACCATGTTGTGAGAGATAATGTACACCTCTCTGAAATTCTGTGTGTACTTTATTACGATGACAGAGTTATTAAATCATTGTTATTAACTTCCTAAACAAATGTCCAAAGATGTTTTAATAGCCCAGCCCTCATCATAACCAAACATTCCAAAGGAAAGCGGCTATCCAATGACAGCACGTCAGTACCACGATGTCATTATATATTGTCCAATGACAAATTCCCATGCATTCATTGAAAGAACAAGTGAGTAGAGGGTCAGGAAGCCACCCAAAAGGGGGAAGCGGTATCATTGTTTGCCGACTAACATTTTGTCGTGATTTTAAATAGACAAAACGGGAGTTGTGCCTCGCAACATATTTCGCGTATTCTGTTGGTACAGATAAAATTTGTTGGATTTTAACGTCAAACACGCATATCTCCTGAACTTTCAAAACTGTTGACGGGGTAAGTATCGAGCTAGTTAGCATTAGCTAAGCAGCTTGCGAAATGCCAGAAACTCAAGTATTCCTCTTCTAAATGGCGAAGGAAATGACAATGGGTTGTCGTCAGGGGAATACAACGCTGTCCACAGTTTAGAAAACTAAATCAGACATCGTTGTGTCTGGCCAGTGGCATGTTAAAACGATTTGAAGTGAGATAAAGAAGCGTACGTTATCGTATTTACAAGTATTACATTTCCTAAAAGAAGTAACAGTAGCAATACACTACCCGTCTGGCTAATGAACAATTCATCAGGTTGTGTTCATGGGAAAGACCCAAGAGCTTTGAACAATGCCTGGAGAGGGTAGAGACACCCAAAGAGTATCGCCCCTGATCGTGTCTCTTTATGTAGTGAAATGTTTGATGTCGCGAGCCTTTGACACAACCCGTTATGTGGAACTAGAATTGTGTCTCAAGCCCGAGTGTTGTGATCTCAGTAGGCCATCTCTACTTGGACATTCTGGGTCTGGACTACGTATGTTTTGTGGACTGGTTCCTCGTTTTAAACTAGAGTAAATCTGAGTTTATTTTCCTTTCAAATAAGTTCCGGGGATAACTATGTAGAACTGTGGAACTGTGCGACACACCCTGTTAGGGGATTCCTCAACCAACAAGTCACTAACATACATCATGATGACCGTTTCCCGTCCCACCTCTCACGTTCCTGGCATTTTTGCTTGGACAACTTTTCCACTTGTAGTTTGCCGCGCGAAACTCTAAGAGATATGCAACACTGTGTTACAGTTTGAGTTCAGATTTTTGAAGAACATTTTTGATAGGACGCTGTTAACAAGTAATAACTACTGTTTCTTTTATTCGGCTTAGGGTCACTGGAGAAATCGAGTTGCCAGAACTCGGTCAGACAGACATGAGTGATTCCGAGCCACAGACCTTCGAGTCCATTGAAGATGAGCGGGATTACTGGAAGGAACAATCTGCCCAACATCAGCAaaggtaaaacaaacaaacaaacaaatacaaaacccccacacagacacacttatatCTGGTTTTCCATTGTTATGTATTCTGCTGTCATTGACCATTTTAGCATTTATTTTAttaatgcaatattacattattatttatCAGAATACTTTGAATTAAggttttttttgagggggggcaCAAATAAGTTAGCTACATACCCCATCCGCATAGGACTTTGACAGTGTGCTTGTTATCGAGCCATACTTTGTTTAACCGTGTAGAGTCACTGTACATAGACTGTGCCCATATAAAGGTAAAGTGCATCtgtaaacacacatgtgcactgagTAATGGCTGTTTACTGTGGTGTACTAGGGCGGCAGAGGCCCAGGAGGAGTTGCAGGAGTTCCAGCAGATGAGCCGCGACTACGAGGTGGAGCTGGAGACGGAGCTGAAGCAGTGCGAAGCACGCAACCGGGAGCTGCTCAACGCCAACAACCGACTACGCATGGAGCTGGAGAactacaaggtaggctactggGAGGATGCAGTCTCCAAAGACGTGTGTGTGGTGACTTATGAAGCGCAAAACAAAAATGACCTTAAGCATAGATGGAGCTGGAGAAGTATAAGGTACCCTGAGGATAGCGTTGCTGATGAATTACAGTATGGTGCTTTCTGAAGGTTTATGAAGCGCAATGCCAAAATAACCTTAAACATAAAGTGTAGACTGACCAACTGCCTGTGCATGGAGTTGGAAAACGATAAGTTACCGTGAGGAGCAGAagagttactttattgatcccgaaagAAATTACTGTCTAGCAGCAAACGGATGACACAAAATCGCATGACAGATCAAACATATTGCACATGCCTACATGCATACAAATGGAAACGTACAGATGCAAACAAACATATTGCACCCATCTCGTCTGCGACCTAAGTGACATTCCGTTGTTTCTAGAAAGCTTGCTGGGCCCTTGCGATCCAATCGATGATTGTTCACTTGGAACTTGAAGTGGTCTCACCAGACTAAGAGACTCAGGAGAAAGGGAAAAACTTAACTGTTTAACTTGTATGAAACGGTGGGCTGTCTCTTTAAAGTGGCTGCCCAAGGATGACTGGAAACTAAAAGCACTGAAGTATGCCTGCTGTGTCTGTACatcacgtgtgtatgtgtttctgaagAAAGTCCTTTTGAACACCATATTTAGACCAAAGCCTAATCAATTGCACAAAAACCCCAACCCCAAGAAATTCTGTTTTATTGGCTCTTAAAAACAGTGGCTTCAACCACACTGTAATTGCAGATGGATCTTTTTCCTGCTTATATGAGGTTACCTTTTACATGATGGATTAGCTGACATCAAGTCCTATCAAATTCTGCAGATAACGCATTGCTCTTCTGACCTACTTCATCAGACTTGCCTCCACACTATTCATAGTTCTGAACAGTCAGCACTTGACAGTTGGGTATGGATAGTTGAATAGTTATGAACGGCTGGCTTTTTTGACCAGAAAGTGTCCTCTTCGACTGCTGAAACAATCTTCCATAATgagttgtgtgtgtctatgggcaATCTGAGTTTTGCAAAACATCCCATTCGCCATGGGGACTATCTTCACCCCCGGCTTCCTATTGTGGTTGGAGTAGCCTAGCCTTGGGTCTGGCGGTTGGAGGAAACCCACAGACGGCTTAAATTGAGACATGTGTCTCCCTGGTGCTTTCTTTGCCAGCTTTTCATCAGTATTATACCCATGCCCTGAAATCACATTGGCTTCAGCTTGACACAAGAACTCATTGCTGTGTACTGTCTGTGGATGGCGGATGAGGAGACGGCAGTTGTGTGTCCTTTAGTTCTGTCTGGAGGGCAGGTGGTAATAATAGCGGCAGCACTACAATCTCACATTCAGTGATCAACAGTGGTCCTTTGAGGATCAGGCAAGCAGCTGATCTGGAGGGAGGTACCGTAACGTAGAGGGTTGGGGTTACAGTACATAGGCCTTGGGCCGAAAAGAGGAACGATGTGTTCCGCACCCTTATTtaattaaagggcaattccggccagtttggattcatatcccatcttgggtggacccagggaaaaggatgaaaggggaaaccgcgagaaattttcatgcgtgctgcgcaaagttgttcaattgcgctgttttcggttaaaccctggcccgtcgggcatgtatttgacctgttttaaagctcctagcgtgcattaaaacccttttgaacgatttggccgtggtgtgtgggtccatacaagtcgatctagtggttcacagttccattaggtagcacaggtacgatacaacaggagttttcaaaagtggcgcacctacctcatacttcatagtaatccattttatttttgtccaccaaagacgagccacaagaaacatattcacacgttcccatgtcctgtgttgttattgtctcgcagattcacttctctgtcac encodes:
- the LOC134462117 gene encoding phosphoinositide-interacting protein-like; translated protein: MLLTVADGKKTGEMETATTCPSFLKISSTLSPPKRRLWTVFRKPILTLAVGGLVFGAGTAASLLYFTQLGCVPYLVGPVLLSVGLMFLVTGLVWMPLIKQRLEHKALAQMNYSKLFSSEASVATTTTAGYMQPCASISQDVDWLA